One segment of Paenibacillus sp. FSL R7-0337 DNA contains the following:
- the pflB gene encoding formate C-acetyltransferase, with protein MSVIEKEVQEVKSGWRNFTKGTWSKKVDVNNFIAKNIKPYEGNEDFLVGPTSNTTELWKIISQLSKEERERGGVWDVSLDTVSTITSHAPGYIDKDKEQIVGVQTDAPFRRSIQPFGGIKMMIDATKAYGFELPQNIVDMFTNIRKTHNQGVFDAYTPDMRAVRKSGVITGLPDAYGRGRIIGDYRRIALYGIDFLIKDKKQQLAELEVDSMTEDVIRLREELSEQMRALGELKQMAAAHGMDISKPAVNFKEATQWVYFGYLAAVKEQNGAAMSLGRVSSFLDIYVQRDVEEGTLTEEQAQEIVDHFVMKLRIVKFLRTPDYNDLFSGDPTWVTESIGGMAEDGTTRVTKNSFRFLHTLYNLGPAPEPNLTVLWSEKLPEGFKKYCAKVSIETSAIQYENDDVMRPYWGEDYAIACCVSPMRIGKQMQFFGARANLAKALLYAINGGKDEKSGAQVGPEYPAITSEYLDYNEVMKRFKPMMEWLAKTYVNTLNIIHYMHDKYSYERIEMALHDRDILRTMACGIAGLSVAADSLSAIKYAKVKPIRNEEGIAIDFETEGEFPCYGNNDDAVDGIAVELVETFMSMIRKNKTYRDAVPTQSVLTITSNVVYGKKTGTTPDGRKKGEPFAPGANPMHGRDKKGALASLNSVAKLPYSDAQDGISNTFSIVPKALGKDEDSRKSNLVFMMDGYFHNNAQHLNVNVFNREQLLDAMDHPENYPQLTIRVSGYAVNFIKLTREQQMDVINRTFHDSM; from the coding sequence ATGTCGGTGATTGAAAAAGAAGTACAAGAGGTTAAGTCTGGCTGGAGAAATTTCACAAAAGGCACATGGTCCAAGAAAGTTGACGTTAATAACTTTATTGCCAAGAACATCAAGCCTTATGAAGGAAATGAAGATTTCCTCGTAGGTCCTACCAGCAATACTACTGAACTGTGGAAGATTATCTCCCAGCTGAGTAAGGAAGAAAGAGAAAGAGGCGGCGTATGGGACGTTTCCCTCGATACTGTCTCCACTATCACTTCCCATGCTCCTGGTTACATTGACAAGGACAAGGAACAGATTGTCGGCGTTCAGACTGATGCGCCTTTCAGACGTTCCATCCAACCGTTCGGCGGTATCAAGATGATGATCGATGCTACTAAGGCTTACGGCTTCGAGCTTCCGCAGAATATCGTTGACATGTTCACGAACATCCGCAAAACGCATAACCAAGGCGTATTTGATGCATATACACCAGATATGAGAGCTGTGCGTAAATCCGGCGTAATCACAGGTCTTCCTGATGCTTATGGCCGCGGACGTATCATCGGCGACTATCGCCGTATTGCTCTGTATGGTATTGATTTCCTGATTAAAGACAAGAAGCAGCAACTGGCTGAACTCGAAGTAGACTCCATGACAGAAGATGTTATCCGTCTGCGTGAAGAGCTGTCCGAGCAAATGCGTGCTCTGGGCGAACTGAAACAAATGGCTGCAGCTCATGGTATGGACATCTCCAAACCGGCTGTCAACTTCAAAGAAGCTACACAATGGGTATACTTCGGTTATCTGGCAGCTGTTAAAGAACAGAATGGTGCGGCAATGTCCTTGGGACGCGTATCTTCCTTCCTTGATATCTATGTTCAACGCGACGTTGAAGAAGGTACTCTGACTGAAGAGCAAGCACAAGAAATCGTTGACCATTTCGTAATGAAGCTGCGTATTGTGAAATTCCTGCGTACGCCTGACTATAACGACCTGTTCTCCGGTGACCCTACTTGGGTGACAGAATCCATCGGTGGTATGGCCGAAGACGGTACAACTCGCGTAACCAAGAACAGCTTCCGCTTCCTGCATACCCTGTACAATCTGGGACCAGCACCAGAACCAAACCTGACTGTACTGTGGTCCGAGAAGCTGCCTGAAGGCTTCAAAAAATATTGTGCCAAGGTATCTATTGAAACCAGCGCCATCCAATATGAGAACGATGATGTAATGCGTCCATACTGGGGTGAAGATTATGCAATTGCCTGCTGCGTATCCCCAATGCGTATCGGTAAGCAAATGCAGTTCTTCGGTGCCCGTGCCAACCTGGCTAAGGCTCTGCTGTATGCAATCAATGGTGGTAAAGATGAGAAATCCGGTGCTCAGGTAGGTCCTGAATATCCTGCGATCACTTCTGAATATCTGGATTACAACGAAGTAATGAAACGCTTCAAACCAATGATGGAATGGCTCGCTAAGACTTATGTCAACACGCTGAACATCATTCACTATATGCATGACAAATATTCCTACGAACGTATCGAAATGGCGCTGCATGACCGCGACATTCTGCGTACGATGGCTTGCGGTATCGCCGGACTGTCCGTTGCTGCTGACTCCCTGAGTGCAATCAAATACGCTAAGGTTAAGCCAATCCGTAACGAAGAAGGCATTGCTATCGACTTTGAAACTGAGGGTGAATTCCCTTGCTACGGTAACAACGACGACGCTGTTGACGGCATCGCAGTTGAACTGGTTGAAACCTTCATGTCGATGATCCGCAAAAACAAAACGTATCGTGACGCTGTGCCGACTCAATCGGTACTGACTATCACTTCGAACGTTGTATATGGTAAAAAGACTGGTACTACTCCTGACGGACGTAAAAAAGGCGAACCATTCGCTCCTGGTGCTAACCCAATGCACGGACGCGACAAGAAGGGTGCCCTGGCATCCCTGAACTCTGTTGCCAAACTTCCTTACTCCGATGCACAGGATGGTATCTCGAATACCTTCTCTATCGTTCCTAAGGCACTGGGTAAAGACGAAGATTCCCGTAAGTCCAACCTGGTCTTCATGATGGACGGATACTTCCACAATAACGCTCAGCACTTGAACGTTAACGTATTTAACCGTGAGCAGCTGCTTGACGCTATGGATCACCCAGAGAACTATCCACAGTTGACCATTCGCGTATCCGGCTATGCTGTTAACTTCATCAAGCTGACCCGTGAACAACAGATGGATGTTATCAACCGTACATTCCACGATTCCATGTAA
- a CDS encoding extracellular solute-binding protein, giving the protein MRKVSSVFACLLVTGTLLSACGGNNNGNKPAADGGEATPAPAATQAAEESATPSQSPADDINQKKVTIKIHYPTPDLTEVRAQEDDKIKRFQEVYPNVEIVKDDWQYNVSEIGVKMAANEAPTFFNTYATEAKFLIEKGWVADITDLWNNYEFKDQINPVLQNQFIIGGKVYGVTQKGYVTTTMINKKMLDDKGVAVPPMDWTWDDMLNTAKGVADPKKGISGIAPMGKGNEAGWNWTNFLFEAGGEIQKIEGGKVVATFNSEAGIKALDFYKKLRWEAKAVPQDWALGWGDAVGAFQQGRTAMVMAGSDGVIEQALNQGGFKPEDVLTYPMPAAEKGGKHTGVLGGDYLVINPNASKDEQEMAFRYITFDYFSDKGLEALDAIISQRKTDGKYYIPPLLDYYAADSDFGKKTKAVYDKYDIVYQYSPEIMALLDGKPEAQYNTQDYYATMSNVIQELFAKEGTDSKVQLDAAAATVQQKFFDTIKVE; this is encoded by the coding sequence ATGCGTAAAGTTTCCAGCGTATTCGCCTGTCTCCTGGTAACGGGGACCTTATTGTCCGCTTGCGGGGGCAATAACAACGGCAACAAGCCGGCGGCTGACGGGGGAGAAGCGACACCTGCACCAGCGGCGACCCAGGCGGCAGAAGAGTCGGCAACCCCGTCACAGTCACCGGCAGATGATATCAACCAGAAGAAGGTAACGATCAAAATCCACTATCCTACGCCTGACCTGACCGAGGTGAGAGCGCAGGAGGATGATAAAATCAAGCGGTTCCAGGAAGTCTATCCGAACGTGGAGATCGTCAAGGATGACTGGCAGTATAATGTAAGCGAGATCGGAGTGAAGATGGCTGCGAACGAAGCGCCTACCTTCTTCAACACATATGCTACCGAAGCCAAATTCCTGATTGAGAAGGGCTGGGTAGCCGACATCACCGATCTGTGGAACAACTATGAGTTCAAGGATCAGATCAATCCAGTGCTGCAGAATCAGTTCATTATCGGCGGCAAGGTGTATGGGGTAACGCAGAAGGGTTACGTCACTACAACGATGATCAATAAGAAAATGCTCGATGACAAAGGTGTAGCCGTACCTCCAATGGATTGGACCTGGGACGACATGCTGAACACAGCCAAAGGAGTGGCCGATCCCAAGAAAGGTATCTCCGGGATTGCCCCGATGGGCAAAGGCAACGAAGCTGGCTGGAACTGGACCAACTTCCTATTTGAAGCAGGTGGAGAGATCCAGAAGATTGAGGGAGGCAAGGTGGTGGCAACCTTCAATTCTGAAGCCGGGATCAAAGCGCTGGATTTCTATAAGAAGCTGAGATGGGAAGCCAAAGCCGTTCCCCAAGACTGGGCCCTCGGCTGGGGCGATGCGGTAGGAGCGTTCCAGCAGGGCCGTACCGCGATGGTTATGGCCGGCTCAGACGGTGTCATTGAACAGGCCCTTAACCAGGGCGGGTTCAAGCCTGAGGATGTGCTGACCTATCCAATGCCTGCGGCTGAGAAGGGTGGCAAGCATACCGGTGTTCTCGGCGGCGACTATCTGGTCATCAACCCGAATGCCAGCAAGGATGAACAAGAGATGGCCTTCCGTTATATTACCTTCGACTATTTCTCAGATAAAGGCCTGGAAGCGCTCGATGCTATTATCAGCCAGCGTAAAACGGACGGCAAATACTATATCCCGCCGCTTCTAGATTACTATGCTGCCGATTCCGACTTCGGCAAGAAGACCAAGGCCGTCTATGACAAGTACGATATTGTATATCAGTACAGTCCTGAAATCATGGCGCTGCTGGATGGCAAGCCTGAAGCCCAGTACAACACTCAGGACTATTATGCCACGATGTCCAACGTGATCCAGGAGCTGTTCGCCAAGGAAGGCACAGACTCGAAGGTCCAGCTTGATGCGGCGGCCGCAACGGTCCAGCAGAAATTCTTCGATACGATTAAGGTGGAGTAG
- a CDS encoding sugar ABC transporter permease, protein MNQSAALHDHLPAELESKPYKQNRWKKNYWGVMFLVPALIIFIMFMWVPIFKGFLYSFYTVDFVKGNTFAGLDNYARALTDPDVLIAVQNTLYYMLLCLVIGFWVPIAFAIAISELRKFGGFVRVAAYLPYVMPAVVLYGLWRWLYDPVGPINALIGSTGAEQIAFLTDIRWSMISLVFMETWQQFGSGMLIYLAAVLSIPRDWYEAAEIDGAGVWARIRHITLPSLRNLILLMLILQVIATSQGYQSQMALLDGGPNNATLTYALLIVKYAFTRLDYGTATALGMLMFVVLGGLGILQFKLNKEDN, encoded by the coding sequence ATGAATCAGTCTGCTGCGTTACACGATCACCTTCCAGCGGAGCTGGAGAGCAAGCCGTACAAGCAGAACCGTTGGAAAAAGAATTATTGGGGCGTGATGTTTCTTGTCCCCGCATTGATCATCTTCATTATGTTTATGTGGGTGCCTATCTTCAAAGGGTTCCTGTACAGCTTCTACACCGTTGATTTCGTCAAAGGGAATACCTTCGCCGGCCTGGACAATTATGCCAGGGCACTTACCGACCCCGATGTGCTGATTGCTGTCCAAAACACCCTGTACTATATGCTGCTGTGCCTGGTGATCGGCTTCTGGGTTCCGATTGCCTTTGCCATTGCGATCTCCGAGCTGCGGAAATTCGGCGGATTCGTGCGCGTTGCCGCGTATTTGCCATATGTCATGCCTGCTGTAGTCCTATACGGGCTGTGGCGCTGGCTGTATGATCCGGTTGGACCGATTAATGCCTTAATCGGCAGCACCGGAGCGGAGCAGATCGCCTTCCTGACCGATATCCGTTGGTCGATGATCTCGCTGGTCTTCATGGAGACCTGGCAGCAGTTCGGCTCGGGGATGCTGATCTATCTTGCTGCGGTGCTTAGTATTCCCCGGGACTGGTATGAGGCCGCCGAGATTGACGGAGCGGGAGTATGGGCGCGTATCCGCCACATCACCTTGCCTTCGCTGCGCAATCTGATCCTGCTGATGCTGATTCTTCAAGTCATCGCCACCTCTCAGGGCTACCAGTCACAGATGGCCTTGCTGGACGGGGGGCCGAACAATGCTACGCTGACGTATGCTTTGCTTATTGTGAAGTATGCTTTTACCAGACTGGATTATGGTACGGCGACTGCGCTGGGGATGCTGATGTTTGTTGTTCTGGGCGGTTTGGGCATTCTTCAGTTCAAGCTTAACAAGGAGGACAACTAG
- a CDS encoding carbohydrate ABC transporter permease, translating into MKSADRGILSEHDLKKTSNRVVYGIMLLFIVLMIFSMLYPILMTMFNGLKSNIEVNSFPPHFFPQVWHFGNLKDALDYIDLAMFLRNTLYIFAGNMVATLIVLGLASFSISRMHVPYRKAFYFFFLMTLFIPATSYMIPNFVNLKELGLLNQYAAFWLPAGANTFFFLLLKNFFDGIHPEILEAARMDGASEPRSFFTIAVPLSIPIFATLAIFIFSTAWNDWFWPSLVMHSEEKYTLATAIYKYVINVKALNTNIKFAILFIVSLPPILVFLVFQKFIMRGVSLSAVKG; encoded by the coding sequence ATGAAGAGCGCAGACAGAGGGATTCTCTCGGAGCATGATCTTAAGAAAACCAGCAACCGGGTGGTATACGGAATTATGCTTCTGTTCATCGTCCTGATGATCTTCAGCATGCTGTACCCCATCCTCATGACGATGTTCAACGGGCTGAAGTCGAATATCGAGGTCAATTCCTTTCCTCCGCATTTTTTTCCGCAGGTATGGCATTTCGGCAATTTGAAGGATGCGCTGGATTATATCGATCTGGCCATGTTTCTGCGGAACACCCTGTATATTTTTGCAGGGAATATGGTCGCCACTCTAATTGTACTGGGACTCGCGTCCTTCAGTATCTCACGGATGCATGTACCTTACCGCAAGGCCTTCTATTTCTTCTTCCTGATGACACTGTTCATTCCAGCCACGAGCTATATGATTCCGAACTTTGTCAATCTGAAGGAGCTGGGCCTGCTCAATCAATATGCGGCATTCTGGCTGCCGGCAGGCGCGAACACGTTCTTCTTCCTGCTGCTTAAGAATTTCTTCGACGGGATTCATCCCGAGATACTGGAAGCGGCGCGGATGGACGGGGCCTCGGAGCCGAGAAGCTTCTTCACCATCGCGGTGCCGCTGTCGATTCCGATTTTTGCAACACTGGCGATCTTCATCTTCTCCACAGCCTGGAATGACTGGTTCTGGCCGTCACTGGTCATGCACAGTGAAGAGAAGTATACGCTCGCTACCGCCATCTATAAGTACGTTATCAATGTAAAAGCGCTGAATACGAACATCAAATTTGCGATTCTGTTCATTGTCTCTCTGCCGCCGATCCTGGTGTTCCTGGTCTTCCAGAAGTTCATTATGCGCGGGGTTTCATTGTCAGCGGTCAAAGGGTGA
- the adhE gene encoding bifunctional acetaldehyde-CoA/alcohol dehydrogenase: MAVKNEVAAQVKQTTAEEYIQVLVDKAKKAHEAFMGLDQEQTNTIVHAMALAGLDKHMYLAKLAVEETGRGVYEDKITKNIFSTEYIWHGIKYDKTVGVIEDNAYDSFQKIAEPVGIIMGITPVTNPTSTTMFKALISAKTRNPIIFGFHPSAQECSAAAAKILHDAGVAAGAPENFIQWIELPTMDKTNALMNNPDVALILATGGSAMVKAAYSCGKPALGVGPGNVPAFIEKSADIDQAVTDLILSKTFDNGMICASEQAVIIEEAIFDQVKKKMIANGCYFVNKEEAAKLTSGAMNVEKCAVNPAIVGQSAVKIAEMCGIQVPAGTKILVAELEGVGTKYPLSAEKLSPVLACYKVKNADQGIERAAQIVEFGGMGHSSAIHSNNEEVIMKFSNRLQTGRILVNSPSTHGAIGDIYNTNIPSLTLGCGSYGRNSVSQNVTAINLINVKRVNRRTVNMQWFKVPDKIYFEKGSTQYLAKMPDITRVAIITDPMMVKLGYVERVEHYLRQRQTPVAIEVFSEVEPDPSTTTVEKGAAMMNRFQPDCIIALGGGSPMDAAKGMWLFYEHPDADFNGLKQKFMDIRKRVYKFPKLGNKAKFVAIPTTSGTGSEVTSFAVITDKTTGNNTKYPLADYELTPDVAIIDPEFVYSLPRTAVADTGMDVLTHAIEAYVSVMASDYSDGLAIKAIQLVFQWLEKSALQGDKLAREKMHNASTLAGMAFANAFLGINHSLAHKWGGQYHTAHGRTNAILMPHVIRYNAKKPTKFASFPKYSHFVADERYAEIARILGLPARTTEEGVTSLINAIRDMNKKLGIEESFSALGFDPKDFESRVDYLADRAFEDQCTTANPKMPLVSELADVYRNAFYGKFDN; the protein is encoded by the coding sequence ATGGCAGTTAAAAACGAAGTCGCCGCCCAAGTGAAACAAACCACCGCTGAAGAGTATATTCAGGTTTTGGTGGATAAAGCAAAGAAAGCCCACGAAGCGTTCATGGGCCTGGATCAAGAGCAGACAAACACAATCGTTCATGCAATGGCGCTGGCCGGACTCGACAAGCATATGTACCTGGCAAAACTGGCAGTTGAAGAAACAGGACGCGGAGTATACGAAGACAAAATTACGAAGAACATCTTCTCCACTGAATATATCTGGCACGGAATTAAGTACGACAAGACTGTAGGCGTTATTGAGGATAACGCTTATGACAGCTTCCAGAAAATTGCTGAACCAGTCGGAATCATTATGGGTATCACACCGGTTACCAACCCAACATCCACCACAATGTTTAAAGCTTTGATTTCCGCGAAGACACGTAACCCTATTATATTCGGTTTCCACCCGTCAGCGCAAGAGTGTAGTGCGGCAGCAGCCAAAATTCTGCATGATGCAGGCGTAGCAGCCGGCGCACCAGAGAACTTCATCCAATGGATTGAGCTTCCTACAATGGACAAAACAAACGCATTGATGAACAATCCGGACGTTGCACTGATTCTGGCAACCGGCGGATCGGCAATGGTCAAAGCAGCTTACAGCTGCGGCAAACCGGCACTTGGCGTAGGTCCTGGTAACGTGCCTGCCTTCATTGAGAAGAGTGCTGACATTGATCAGGCTGTAACTGACCTTATCCTGTCGAAGACTTTCGATAATGGTATGATCTGTGCTTCCGAGCAGGCTGTCATCATTGAAGAAGCTATCTTCGATCAAGTGAAGAAGAAAATGATTGCAAACGGCTGTTACTTTGTGAACAAAGAAGAAGCGGCTAAGCTGACCAGCGGCGCAATGAACGTAGAGAAATGTGCGGTTAACCCGGCTATCGTTGGCCAATCCGCTGTGAAGATCGCTGAAATGTGCGGCATTCAGGTTCCTGCCGGAACGAAGATCCTGGTAGCTGAGCTTGAAGGTGTAGGTACTAAATATCCATTGTCCGCTGAGAAGTTGAGCCCGGTTCTGGCTTGCTACAAAGTGAAGAATGCTGACCAGGGTATCGAACGCGCAGCTCAAATCGTTGAATTTGGCGGCATGGGCCACAGCTCGGCTATCCATTCCAACAACGAAGAAGTTATCATGAAGTTCTCCAACCGTCTGCAGACCGGACGTATTCTCGTCAACTCGCCATCCACACACGGCGCAATCGGTGATATTTATAACACTAATATCCCTTCATTGACACTGGGCTGCGGATCTTACGGACGCAACTCGGTATCGCAGAACGTGACTGCCATCAATCTGATCAACGTGAAAAGGGTGAACCGTCGTACCGTGAATATGCAATGGTTTAAAGTACCTGACAAGATTTACTTCGAGAAGGGGTCCACTCAGTACCTGGCCAAAATGCCTGATATTACACGCGTAGCTATTATCACTGACCCTATGATGGTGAAGCTCGGATATGTTGAAAGAGTTGAGCATTATCTGCGTCAACGTCAGACTCCTGTAGCCATCGAAGTGTTCTCTGAAGTTGAACCAGATCCATCGACAACTACTGTAGAAAAAGGTGCGGCAATGATGAACAGATTCCAGCCGGACTGCATCATCGCACTCGGCGGCGGTTCCCCTATGGATGCTGCCAAAGGAATGTGGCTGTTCTATGAACATCCGGATGCAGACTTCAACGGCCTGAAGCAGAAGTTCATGGATATCCGCAAACGGGTATACAAATTCCCTAAGCTCGGCAACAAAGCGAAATTCGTTGCGATTCCTACAACTTCCGGTACAGGTTCCGAAGTAACCTCGTTCGCAGTTATCACAGATAAGACAACGGGTAATAATACTAAGTATCCGCTGGCTGACTATGAGCTGACTCCAGACGTAGCTATTATCGATCCTGAGTTTGTATACAGCTTGCCAAGAACAGCAGTTGCCGATACAGGTATGGACGTATTGACACATGCAATCGAAGCTTATGTATCTGTAATGGCCAGTGACTATTCCGATGGTCTGGCAATCAAAGCCATTCAACTGGTATTCCAGTGGCTGGAGAAATCCGCACTGCAAGGCGACAAACTGGCCCGTGAGAAAATGCACAACGCGTCGACACTTGCCGGTATGGCCTTTGCCAATGCATTCCTGGGGATTAACCACAGCTTGGCGCACAAATGGGGCGGACAGTACCACACCGCGCATGGCCGCACCAATGCAATCCTGATGCCGCATGTTATCCGTTACAATGCCAAGAAGCCTACGAAGTTCGCTTCGTTCCCTAAATATTCGCACTTTGTAGCTGACGAACGGTATGCTGAAATTGCCCGTATTCTGGGATTGCCAGCACGCACTACTGAAGAAGGCGTAACCAGCCTGATCAATGCGATCCGCGACATGAACAAAAAACTTGGCATCGAAGAATCCTTCTCGGCTCTTGGTTTCGATCCTAAGGACTTCGAATCCCGTGTAGACTATCTGGCTGACCGTGCATTTGAAGACCAATGTACAACTGCCAACCCTAAAATGCCGCTGGTATCCGAGCTTGCTGATGTTTACCGCAACGCATTCTACGGCAAATTCGATAATTAA